The region GATATCTCTACACTCTACACTGTTCACACTCTTGTGGAGGCCACTGTCACATATATGATGTAAAAAACAGAAAGGaataattcgaaaaattatgtaaaaaatAGAGAATGGGCTATGCGTTTGAGAATTTTGAAATGTTTGATCGAACGAATTGATGAATTTTGCAAACATATATTTTGAAGCAATTACCAATTGagattcttttaatttttttgtttggtattATCGGGGCTTTGTGGAACTTATAGAactcaaaatattttctgtttcAAGAACATTTGGGGCTGCTGTTGGTAGTCCATTggctggtgttgttgttggggcTCCTGCTGGTGCATTTCGTGTTCTTGTTGCAATTCCTGTGTGTAATTGAATACTAGGATAAAACTATCCAACATGGATCGCTTGGACGTGGTGGCGAATATTATCGACAGCACCAGGATTGTGGTTAACAATAGGgcgaaaaacaataaataaccaaaaGCGCACATTCGCGTTGCTTAGTTCTCTTCTTCAGTTAAAGGATATTATTATATGCATATAGACTCTATATTATAGAAGTAtctatatatgtgtgtatgcCTTTCTGCCTTTCTCTATAACAGcgaaaattttgtatttcttttcaGTATAAAGAATAAAGAACTTGTTAACTTTCGCATTCACTGATTAGTTTCATTAGAATTCATTGATTTTCGAAGATTCTCTTTACTTTTCCGTGTTACGAGAGTATTTCTTGGTAGAATTTTCTTCGCTTTGGGAAAACTATGGGTTTTTTCTGCACAAAATCGATGGCCAGCCAGCGGAGGGCCTGAGAAAAATAACACGCACGACTCGGAACCAGAACGAACTGCACCCGTTAAGGGTAGACGACACAGTGAGCTCTGGGAAAGTTCAGAGCTTCTGCTTCTGGCAGGATATGTGACCAGCCCTCGGCCAAAACGCATGCGCCAGTACTTTGTGGTAAAGGGGGAGGGTTAAGGGAAGAAGGAGGTCCAAATCTGGAAGCGGGTGTAGTGAGGTGTATATGGGTATGcgaaaaatttcataaatttcatGCTGAGAGCTATAACAAAACACTGGCCTGTCACTCGCTGGCATAAAGAATTTCATTATTACTGCAAGGTGTGCTCACTATTGCCGGATGCCGCTGTTGCCACCCTAGAGCACCCCTCCTTCCTCGACGTTTGATCTTATTATGAGCTATTTCACTATCGCTGCCGGCACAGTGGCTCTCAGCCCCAGCCCCCAGCCGATGACGTAAAATgaattgtgtgtgtgtcgccttctttttttttatattgattTCCCAGGACAAGCTATGGCTTTTTATGTTACTCGGTAGTTTCATTTGTATACTTCTCCGGCGTAATTACATTGACATTGAAATCTGAAGCTGACAGGGCGGTAAAAAGTGGCGGGGTGTGGGTGTAAGATGAGGCTGAAGGCTGAAGGATGATATTAAAACTGTCTGTCACAATCTTGCAGAGTGTAGCCTTCTTAAAGTAACAAGAAACCTTAAAGACCGCAGTCTTAAGGTTAACCTAAAGAgggtatgttttttttatttttcttatattcCTACTTATAACTGGTAAAAGAATAAAGTATTTTATAAGAGCAATAGactaatattataatataatagttGAAGCCGCATATGATACAAAAGAGGGCCataaaattgagtttttttactaaacacataattttaaactaaaatttatCCTAAAAACAACTGATaacaatgtttttaaaatatatttaaatattttttaaagatataatttCATTCATAACCATCTCGAATAAGTCATATAATCCTCGTCTAATCCTAAGATCAAGTTCACCTTTTGGGAATTAGACTACATAAATTTCTATTACTGCGCAGAATTTTCATGAGGAATGTGTGCAAAGCGGAGAAGGTCCTGTGGGGGAGGAGTCTAGGGAGAAAAGAAAAGTACACACAGACGAAAACCAACCCAAATAATATCGAGCGTGTGTGGAAAGCAAATACAAGGAGCTGAACCCAAAAAGGGTCTGGGTAATTCGGGAGGGTCGTTGACGTTTATTGTTGGCTGCGCaattcctcttttttttcctccaTTTCACTCCCAGCTTTAAGGACCTGCCAACGAATGTCAATGACAGTTCATGAGCCaaaacatttcaatttttcCGCTGCATCACTCTCGAAAGAGAAGGGTTCGCTGACTCCTCTCCGCCAGGCTGATCCACAAGCAATTAAAATAACACACTCCAACGGCCAACACGGCGTATGAGTCATCTAAGAGTGGCCGTAAAAAGTTTCGATTATTTTAGCGAATTTCTAGCTGCGGGCTTGCCAgcaaattacatttaaattcaatttttcagTCTGCAGCTGGCTCAAATGACATTTATGGCCCTGCGTGGGTGAACGGCGAGAGCTCTTGAAATGGCAGACACGTGGATGCACCCCCAATCCACGTTATCCTGCcataatttcttttattttctaaagCCCCCAGGGTGCTTAAAGTGCACAGCGAGATTTTAAtggggaaaataataatacaagaaaataatttattttataaagaatATTATATAAGACTATAATATAAAAACTGTCTGGCACATAAATCCTAAATTCGATCTGGgttttaaattattagaaGCAAAGCTAGGAAAACAATCCCTAGGAAACTAGAGGAGAACGGGTAGGACCCCCAGAAAGCCTGCCCCACGCAAAAAAGGAACTGCCACAGTCGCACAAATACATtctaacgaaaaaaaaaataatacggCGGATGACTCATCCGGGCAAAGGACTCGTGCCAAGCTTTCATGTGTTTGTGTGCGTTTGGGAGTGTGGAACCTGGCCACAGTCGCGTCCCAGCAAAGAGGGAATACCAAAGAGCAGAAGCCAAGGAAACggaaggaaggaaggaagAGCGAGCCAAATGGTGAATCATCTTTCAAGAGGCAAACTTTTCTTCCTTCCAAGCCATGTCCTCTGCCTTGCCACCCActcacaaaattttttttcgggcACCACATAATTTCAAGGTTTGTTTACACAGTGTTTTCTGTCTAcacaacaataaaataattatattaaaatattttctatcatttataaatataaaacaaatacaatttaaacAAAGGAATATGTatagataaaatttaatgaacagaaataaataaaatgtatttcataTAAGCTCAATATATTTTCCAAGTGTAGtaggcttcctttttttcatGTTGGCATGGAATGTTGTAACTTGCGGTGCCAAGTTGTCGCTCCATATACGAAGAATATTATTTGCAACACACGCGGCTGCCAGGACACGTTGATTATCAAGTGATTTCCATTTCCAGAGCTTTTTTCTTCATGCCACAAAATGGGGCTGACCACACGTGATGAAGTAGACCGCAATGGGTGACCGACACGCCCCTCGGGAAAATATAGGAACTTGCAACTTTGGAAATATGAAGAGGAACTCTTAAAAGTGCAAGCCGCAGACAATATCCTCGTATATCATTTTGGACAACCGCAAGCTATTGGTCCTCTTCCTAGTCAAACacaattaataataaagtaGGAAAAATCGCCAGGACAGGAAGCCATTTCGCGACCAGGTGAATTTTAGCCAACTCTGCGTGCGGTGGTCTCTCCATTTTGCTTTTTAATGCTTCCTGGAggaaatttatgtttattgcTCGGCCCCCCCGCATAGCACTCTTTTTCCCTCATGGCCTTTTTTATCCTTTTacgctttcctttttttttgtacaagtattttcctttatttattCATGACACTTTGGAAGCCACTTTATGGACGGTGCTTAAGCTGCGTTCTTTGAAAGCCAGAACTTTAAGCtggcaaaacaatattttcccAAGGGGGCTTACACGCAGCCACTAAGCCATGTCTATGATGTTTTCTATTTTCAGAACAGAAAACACAATCACAAGCTCCAATCCCCAGTAATCCACTGCGCACttaatatttcaattaaactGGACATTGTAATCATAGCAGAGATTTTCTGATTCCATGACGCATAGTTATTacagtgaaaaaaaatatttaatacaaaaGTCAATAACATAAACTAATGAGAATTAATAACtattctaaaaa is a window of Drosophila bipectinata strain 14024-0381.07 chromosome 2R, DbipHiC1v2, whole genome shotgun sequence DNA encoding:
- the LOC108133075 gene encoding uncharacterized protein; this encodes MCAFGYLLFFALLLTTILVLSIIFATTSKRSMLDSFILVFNYTQELQQEHEMHQQEPQQQHQPMDYQQQPQMFLKQKIF